A single window of Rubripirellula lacrimiformis DNA harbors:
- a CDS encoding aldo/keto reductase, translating into MHTRSLGIDGPLVSEIGFGAWAIGGGWGEHDDRASIEAVHKAIDNGVNFIDTAAGYGDGHSERLIAQVMKERSEDIVVATKTPPADGPWPPSPYCRWQDRYSAAYLRDNIHTRLTNLGTDRLDLLQLHTWTRAWNDDPQPLLVLRQMREEGKIGLIGVSTPEQDQSCVIQLMRDGLVDVVQIIFNLFDQEPAAQILPVAAETGTGVIVRVALDEGALAGKYPADHVFPENDFRHRYFAGDRMARTVQRVEQIQSDMKIFGIQEQYTPADVALKFVLARPEVSTVIAGMRNVQQVEQNTRTSRLKDLPEDLLLQLRRHHWHRGIWYGGKD; encoded by the coding sequence ATGCACACACGCTCCCTCGGCATCGACGGGCCTTTGGTTTCAGAGATAGGCTTTGGCGCCTGGGCAATCGGAGGCGGTTGGGGGGAACATGATGATCGGGCGTCCATCGAAGCGGTGCACAAAGCGATCGATAACGGAGTCAACTTCATCGATACCGCCGCCGGATACGGTGATGGACATAGCGAGCGATTGATCGCACAGGTGATGAAAGAACGCAGCGAAGACATCGTGGTCGCCACCAAAACGCCTCCCGCCGATGGACCTTGGCCGCCCAGCCCGTATTGTCGATGGCAGGATCGATATTCGGCAGCCTACCTGCGGGACAACATTCACACTCGATTGACCAATCTGGGGACCGACCGGTTGGATCTGTTGCAACTGCATACCTGGACGCGTGCGTGGAACGACGATCCCCAGCCGCTGCTGGTGCTGCGGCAGATGCGCGAGGAAGGAAAGATCGGGTTGATCGGTGTCAGCACGCCGGAACAAGACCAGTCCTGTGTGATCCAGTTGATGCGTGACGGATTGGTGGACGTGGTTCAGATCATCTTCAACCTGTTCGATCAGGAACCTGCCGCGCAGATTTTGCCCGTCGCGGCGGAAACCGGCACGGGAGTGATCGTCCGCGTGGCGCTGGACGAAGGTGCCTTGGCGGGGAAGTATCCCGCGGACCACGTCTTCCCCGAAAATGATTTCCGACATCGTTACTTTGCCGGTGACCGAATGGCACGCACCGTGCAGCGTGTCGAACAGATTCAGTCCGATATGAAGATCTTTGGTATCCAGGAACAATACACACCGGCCGACGTCGCGCTGAAATTCGTGTTGGCGAGGCCAGAGGTCAGCACTGTGATCGCGGGAATGAGAAACGTGCAGCAAGTCGAACAGAATACTCGCACCAGCCGTTTGAAGGATCTTCCCGAAGACTTGCTGTTGCAACTGCGTCGACATCATTGGCATCGCGGGATCTGGTACGGCGGCAAAGATTGA
- a CDS encoding glycosyltransferase family A protein: MTKFPPIPRLSIVIPVGRDVATFENTLVSVLENQPADSEILVCHDGRYANPFELSDEVRFVTSESNRFVDLVDAGAFAAQGQFVHILADGMRATQGWTAGAIEKFEHFDAGVVSPVIRSGDDNIILAAGWHDTADRLCKPADFGKMDVPASKAKLIGAYLQASFWRRELLRTVCEACDLQDELDASYAYEWLARTAGWRCVLADQSSVIADDDEIPGEQPSLSRGKRLRAIRGCFRGGGSSAAYKASAFAMLANLFRPSMLGESIGQAFAASLETKISRMIHPDEVLACGDDADTVIHSLPNTGFTETRRAA, encoded by the coding sequence GTGACAAAATTCCCTCCGATTCCTCGCTTGTCGATTGTGATTCCCGTAGGTCGCGACGTCGCGACGTTCGAGAACACCTTGGTCAGCGTCTTAGAAAATCAGCCCGCAGATAGCGAGATCCTGGTATGTCATGATGGTCGCTACGCAAACCCATTCGAACTGTCCGACGAGGTACGGTTCGTGACTTCGGAATCGAACCGGTTCGTTGACCTGGTCGATGCCGGTGCCTTCGCGGCACAGGGTCAATTCGTGCACATTCTGGCCGACGGCATGCGTGCCACGCAGGGCTGGACCGCAGGCGCGATCGAAAAATTTGAACACTTTGACGCTGGCGTCGTGTCGCCGGTAATTCGCAGTGGCGATGACAACATCATTCTAGCGGCTGGTTGGCACGACACTGCCGACCGGCTTTGCAAACCAGCCGACTTCGGCAAGATGGATGTGCCCGCATCGAAGGCCAAGCTGATCGGCGCCTACCTACAGGCATCGTTTTGGCGACGCGAACTGCTGCGTACCGTATGCGAAGCCTGCGATCTGCAGGACGAACTGGATGCGTCCTATGCCTACGAATGGCTGGCTCGCACAGCGGGGTGGCGATGTGTTTTGGCGGATCAGTCATCTGTCATCGCTGACGACGATGAAATCCCAGGCGAACAACCGTCTCTGAGCCGCGGGAAAAGACTGCGTGCGATTCGCGGCTGTTTCCGTGGCGGTGGATCATCGGCGGCTTACAAAGCATCGGCCTTTGCCATGCTGGCCAACTTGTTTCGTCCGTCCATGTTGGGCGAATCGATCGGCCAGGCCTTCGCCGCATCGTTGGAAACGAAGATCTCTCGCATGATTCACCCGGACGAAGTGCTTGCCTGCGGCGATGACGCCGATACGGTGATCCACTCGTTGCCAAACACGGGCTTCACCGAGACCCGCCGAGCGGCTTAA
- a CDS encoding choice-of-anchor Q domain-containing protein, whose translation MSLRARNSVSRQRSKRRVHRFETLENRRVLATYFVGLTTDSAVGSVCVAGDQAGAGNCNIRAAVAAAEANAGADTIQIADGNYLIDNSLGSFDFAAVDPVSLIGTSGNRDAVIIDGTSQSRGFDIFGAGVGGPAVDVTFANLTIQNAVANDSSGGGAVVSGPDVNLVFDNVRLHNNLADFESLGGPGTPSSGGAIQASGSVTIDNSLLDGNTATRDGGAIDISGFSSGGISLTIRNSTLSGNTTGDSAVDIGYGGAIRSNGDGQIDILLDRVTLTGNTAGDSGGAIAIFEDNLVAYDLTVTNNQALGSDSGGGGIYMVGDGPFGRTFEIVGGSFFGNQAVSGAGGFEAVHYPGTIDGTLFRNNSVTGVGQTFDQGGGAIALISTIPALISEVTIRNALIDQNSAAAAGGIAIVDVGVTIENSVISGNDSSDTLAGGGGIGAISTLGSTLALSIRNSNVINNTSAGSGAGVGGVDFDISITDSNLMGNEASVGRAGGVGLQGLSRIPRLDLNRVAVVSNIAGGDGGGIAVDTASLSMLNVTAAGNESAADGGGIAYNQVDDTIDSSILYSTITGNLAGGLGSNIAATGQPIAIEGSLFADGTGAAIPGIFASDGGNLDSGTSMGFSDPSDLNSTDPLLGVLDSSTFVMTIPLLAGSPAIDAATSSPIDVDARGATRPNDGNGDSIPFRDIGAFEFEEVFAFVVDVADDIDDGDVTPGNLSLREAIRLANATTARDTISFGTLFNDATPDTITLGGSELSITHSVTLVGPGQSLLTIDANLLSRVFSVSGTETEVDLSGMTLTGGRTFNTGGAISNGANLTISDSTITGNTADSLGSTGYGGGIDNSGTLTLVRSTLSNNTALNDGGAISTSGPTTIIDSVITGNNASDYAGGIAVFDSLVNVSRTTISDNVSGDSGGGLFVSGGDVSVSESTISGNTANGDGGGVYSYGNAALQLTNVTISGNRANGSGGGIRNADTGPGETSRIDVFYSTIVNNRADAGGIGSGDGGGVSIASVNSITRLTSSLVAGNVVGDIAVETASDLSGQSVDDTSDHNLIADAATSGGLIHGANGNIVGDGVGGSLAITSIFDPVLANHGGIVQTHALVSGSPAIDAGDGSDITTDARGVVRPQDGDNNGSLANDIGAYEAELTVALEVQDVTVSESAGTATVTVRLPSATGVGFTVDAATTDGTALSPSDYTSTTATLTFAGTAGETQSFTIPIINDAVNEPSESFTVSLSNVVGASVTATDTGTVQIADDDTNLPAAVADSATVIEDGTVSIGVLANDLFLITSDRIDSITQPSQGSVSINPDGISVTYVPDADYFGSDSFTYRISDRSGGFSTAIVDVSVTGDNDAPVANVDSLATPFQTTLVIASSQVIANDTTGATNELDTLVVDSASPISGTTLGTVSFDSLTGNITYFPPLGFTGLDRFRYTLSDGLATDQGVIEVNVGAAGLADLAVISTVSRSSVVIGESLTYAITVTNNGPSTALGVVMTDTLPSGVTFVSGSDSLGTALTASGGIVTANGGDLASGSSVEFTVLVTVNALAVSSITNSVSVSTTTGESDIANNSSFAVTSIDPAISGHVYCDANNSGIEESGEAQVGALVFIDLDGNRTLDLGEVSTLTDSSGDYFFAMTPAAGSFVVMDIPLSCLTIPSNPGIIRSSIDVGDLARSLQTVDIDGDGDRDLLVTGELDESLTLLVNQGGVFQMGMQTTLGNRPQSVAVFESPLLAAPAIAVAGPGTAADGGGIYRMDGMPSVAGPLTPAGNGPVEVLIDDFDSNGIPDHVVGSFRSSDLQILMNGADTPALVSAARQVRAISSGDINGDGNIDLVVGGYGYEGQADSELLVLLGDGTGEFADPIVTSVPKGLVAIEVVATTDPRFVDVDGPLSVPKIMALSNSGSLTVHQWTPSGTLERVETLTMQPGATAMAIGRFDRNEYVDVAIANLGDQTIQMYAGDGDGQFSLITTIESVIAPTAMVADDFNSDGLDELAVSNLYQVIPGVSSDPDRYVVPSTVTILRLDVSEMPVVVTTDQAMTPTDFTIATSDPLIRFDVTGEGELTAIDALRVINRLSLQDAGAAAGEQVGRQATDVNDDGMTSAVDALMIINRLNQQSARPAEGQQAESSTQYQVLDSFASVDDKDKDRIASIDEAMATLF comes from the coding sequence ATGAGTCTTCGAGCACGCAATTCAGTTTCTCGTCAACGTTCCAAGCGAAGAGTTCATCGTTTTGAAACGTTGGAGAATCGCCGTGTCTTGGCGACCTATTTCGTTGGATTGACCACGGATTCCGCGGTTGGGTCGGTCTGTGTGGCTGGGGACCAAGCCGGTGCGGGGAACTGCAACATTCGCGCCGCCGTGGCTGCCGCCGAAGCAAACGCGGGTGCAGACACGATCCAAATCGCCGATGGAAACTATCTGATCGACAACTCGTTGGGCAGTTTCGACTTTGCGGCCGTTGATCCGGTGTCGTTGATTGGCACGTCGGGGAATCGGGACGCGGTCATCATTGACGGGACCAGTCAGTCGCGTGGATTCGATATTTTTGGTGCCGGAGTAGGCGGCCCAGCAGTCGACGTTACCTTTGCCAATCTGACCATTCAGAACGCGGTCGCCAACGATTCCAGCGGTGGTGGCGCGGTCGTCAGTGGACCAGACGTGAACCTCGTCTTTGACAACGTTCGCTTGCACAACAATCTGGCTGACTTTGAATCGTTGGGTGGCCCGGGGACTCCGTCGTCCGGAGGTGCCATCCAAGCATCTGGCAGCGTGACCATCGACAACTCATTGTTGGATGGCAACACGGCGACGCGTGATGGCGGTGCGATCGATATTTCGGGGTTCAGTAGTGGTGGCATCTCGCTGACGATTCGAAATTCGACGCTTAGCGGGAACACCACAGGCGATTCGGCCGTCGATATCGGCTACGGCGGTGCGATCCGATCAAACGGTGATGGGCAAATCGACATTCTGCTGGACCGTGTCACGTTGACTGGAAACACCGCTGGCGATTCAGGTGGGGCGATCGCGATCTTCGAGGACAATTTGGTCGCCTACGATCTGACCGTCACCAATAACCAGGCACTGGGAAGCGACAGCGGCGGCGGCGGGATTTATATGGTCGGCGATGGGCCGTTTGGCCGAACATTCGAGATCGTTGGTGGTTCGTTCTTTGGCAACCAAGCGGTTTCCGGTGCCGGTGGTTTCGAAGCGGTCCACTATCCTGGCACCATTGATGGCACGTTGTTCCGCAATAACAGTGTCACCGGTGTCGGGCAGACATTCGATCAGGGTGGTGGGGCGATCGCGCTGATTTCGACCATCCCTGCCTTGATATCCGAAGTCACGATTCGCAACGCATTGATCGATCAAAACTCGGCGGCCGCAGCCGGTGGAATCGCGATCGTTGACGTTGGCGTCACGATCGAAAATAGCGTCATCTCGGGGAATGATTCCAGTGATACGCTGGCGGGTGGAGGAGGGATTGGTGCGATCTCGACACTGGGCAGCACCTTGGCGCTTTCTATCCGAAACAGCAATGTCATCAACAATACGAGCGCGGGGTCAGGTGCCGGGGTCGGCGGTGTCGACTTCGACATCTCCATCACCGATTCCAACCTGATGGGTAACGAAGCGAGTGTCGGACGTGCCGGTGGCGTCGGGCTGCAGGGGCTGTCTCGGATCCCGCGGTTGGACCTGAACCGCGTGGCCGTTGTGAGCAATATCGCCGGTGGTGACGGTGGCGGAATCGCGGTGGACACGGCATCACTGTCGATGCTGAACGTCACTGCAGCTGGCAACGAGAGCGCGGCAGACGGCGGCGGTATCGCCTACAACCAAGTGGATGATACGATCGACAGCAGTATTTTGTACTCGACGATCACGGGGAATTTGGCCGGTGGGCTAGGCAGCAATATCGCTGCGACCGGTCAGCCGATCGCGATCGAAGGCAGCTTGTTTGCCGACGGAACCGGTGCTGCGATCCCTGGAATCTTTGCCTCCGATGGTGGCAACTTGGACAGCGGCACGTCGATGGGATTCTCTGACCCATCCGACCTCAATTCGACCGACCCGCTGTTGGGTGTCTTGGACAGCAGCACATTCGTGATGACGATCCCGCTGCTCGCTGGCAGCCCTGCCATTGATGCAGCGACCAGCAGTCCGATCGATGTCGACGCCCGTGGCGCGACCCGTCCCAACGATGGAAACGGTGACTCGATCCCGTTCCGAGACATCGGGGCGTTTGAGTTCGAAGAAGTGTTCGCCTTTGTCGTCGACGTCGCAGACGATATCGATGACGGCGACGTGACCCCTGGAAACCTCTCGCTTCGCGAAGCCATTCGCTTGGCCAATGCTACGACGGCACGGGATACGATTTCTTTTGGGACGCTGTTCAACGATGCGACGCCTGACACGATCACCCTTGGCGGAAGTGAGCTGAGTATCACCCACAGTGTGACCCTTGTGGGCCCTGGCCAATCGCTGCTAACGATCGATGCGAATCTGCTTTCACGCGTGTTCAGTGTCAGCGGTACGGAAACCGAAGTGGACCTGTCCGGCATGACTCTGACCGGTGGGCGGACCTTCAACACGGGTGGTGCGATCAGCAACGGCGCAAACCTGACGATTTCAGATAGCACGATCACTGGAAACACCGCGGATTCCTTGGGATCGACCGGGTACGGTGGAGGCATCGACAATTCGGGGACGCTGACGCTTGTGCGTTCCACCCTTTCGAACAATACGGCGCTGAATGACGGCGGTGCGATTTCGACATCGGGACCGACGACAATCATCGACAGTGTCATCACCGGAAACAATGCGTCCGACTACGCCGGAGGAATCGCGGTCTTCGACTCGTTGGTGAACGTCTCGCGGACCACGATCAGCGATAATGTTTCGGGCGACAGCGGTGGTGGACTGTTCGTATCAGGCGGCGATGTCTCGGTTTCGGAATCGACCATTTCCGGCAACACTGCCAATGGTGATGGCGGCGGCGTGTACAGCTATGGCAACGCTGCACTGCAGTTGACGAATGTGACGATCTCTGGCAACCGTGCCAACGGCAGCGGTGGTGGGATTCGGAACGCCGACACAGGGCCTGGTGAAACTAGTCGGATCGATGTTTTCTATAGCACGATCGTGAACAACCGAGCTGATGCTGGTGGAATCGGCAGTGGCGATGGTGGGGGCGTGTCCATTGCCAGCGTGAACTCGATCACACGACTGACCAGTTCGCTTGTCGCCGGGAACGTCGTCGGTGATATCGCGGTTGAAACCGCTAGCGATTTGTCCGGGCAGTCTGTCGATGACACGAGCGATCACAACCTGATCGCAGACGCTGCCACCTCGGGCGGTCTTATCCACGGGGCCAACGGAAACATCGTCGGCGATGGTGTCGGTGGATCACTAGCGATCACATCCATCTTCGATCCGGTCCTGGCAAACCATGGCGGGATCGTACAAACACACGCACTGGTTTCGGGCAGTCCGGCCATTGATGCCGGTGATGGCAGTGACATCACGACGGACGCCCGTGGAGTGGTTCGGCCCCAGGACGGGGACAACAACGGCAGCTTGGCAAACGATATCGGAGCCTACGAGGCCGAACTGACGGTGGCCCTAGAGGTTCAGGATGTCACCGTTAGTGAATCTGCTGGAACAGCCACCGTGACGGTGCGACTGCCATCCGCCACGGGCGTTGGCTTTACCGTGGACGCAGCGACGACGGATGGGACCGCCTTATCGCCCAGCGACTATACCAGCACCACCGCCACCTTGACCTTTGCCGGAACCGCCGGTGAAACGCAGAGCTTCACGATCCCGATCATCAACGACGCCGTCAATGAACCCAGCGAATCGTTCACGGTGTCATTGTCGAATGTGGTGGGGGCATCCGTGACCGCGACCGATACCGGCACGGTTCAAATCGCCGATGACGATACGAACTTGCCTGCGGCGGTCGCCGATAGCGCCACGGTCATCGAAGACGGGACTGTGTCGATTGGTGTGCTGGCCAATGATCTGTTTCTGATTACGTCGGATCGAATCGATTCGATCACTCAGCCGTCCCAGGGTTCGGTATCGATCAATCCCGATGGTATCAGTGTCACTTATGTCCCTGACGCCGACTACTTTGGCAGTGATTCGTTCACGTACCGAATCAGTGATCGCAGCGGAGGATTTTCAACCGCCATCGTCGATGTGTCGGTCACGGGGGACAACGATGCCCCGGTTGCCAACGTTGATTCGTTGGCGACTCCGTTCCAAACGACGCTGGTGATCGCTAGTTCGCAAGTGATCGCAAACGATACGACTGGGGCGACCAATGAACTGGATACGTTGGTGGTCGATTCGGCATCCCCGATCTCCGGTACGACGTTGGGCACGGTCAGTTTTGATAGTCTGACGGGGAACATCACCTACTTTCCGCCACTCGGTTTCACTGGACTGGATCGTTTCCGTTACACGCTTAGCGATGGACTGGCGACGGACCAGGGCGTGATCGAAGTCAACGTTGGTGCGGCCGGCTTGGCAGACTTGGCGGTCATCAGCACGGTGTCACGATCCAGCGTCGTGATCGGTGAATCGTTGACATACGCGATCACGGTCACCAACAACGGTCCGTCGACAGCGCTGGGCGTCGTCATGACGGATACATTGCCATCGGGCGTGACATTCGTAAGCGGCAGCGATTCTTTGGGAACTGCGTTGACCGCGTCGGGCGGAATCGTAACCGCCAACGGTGGCGACTTGGCCTCGGGATCATCGGTCGAATTCACGGTCCTGGTGACGGTCAATGCGTTGGCCGTTTCATCCATTACCAACTCGGTAAGCGTGTCCACGACAACGGGTGAATCCGACATTGCCAATAACTCGTCGTTCGCCGTCACCAGCATTGACCCGGCGATTAGCGGGCACGTGTACTGTGATGCCAATAACAGTGGAATCGAAGAATCGGGCGAGGCCCAGGTCGGCGCACTGGTCTTCATCGACTTAGATGGCAATCGGACTTTGGATCTGGGCGAAGTTTCGACGTTGACGGATTCGTCCGGAGATTATTTCTTTGCCATGACGCCGGCGGCCGGCAGCTTCGTCGTGATGGACATCCCCTTGTCCTGTTTAACGATCCCATCCAATCCGGGGATCATTCGATCGTCCATCGACGTTGGCGACTTGGCGCGTTCGCTGCAGACGGTCGACATCGACGGTGACGGAGATCGCGACCTGCTGGTCACTGGCGAATTGGATGAATCGTTAACCTTGTTGGTGAACCAGGGTGGTGTGTTCCAGATGGGAATGCAAACCACGCTCGGCAATCGCCCGCAAAGCGTCGCGGTTTTTGAATCGCCGCTGCTAGCTGCCCCTGCCATTGCGGTTGCCGGTCCCGGAACGGCGGCAGACGGCGGTGGTATCTATCGGATGGACGGGATGCCGTCGGTCGCAGGGCCGTTGACACCGGCCGGCAATGGCCCGGTCGAAGTGTTGATTGATGATTTCGACAGCAATGGTATCCCCGATCATGTCGTTGGATCCTTTCGTTCATCCGATCTGCAGATCTTGATGAATGGGGCCGACACACCCGCGTTGGTGAGCGCTGCACGACAAGTTCGTGCGATTTCGTCCGGTGACATCAACGGGGACGGCAACATCGATTTGGTCGTTGGCGGATATGGATACGAAGGGCAGGCGGATTCCGAGTTGTTGGTTTTGCTGGGCGATGGAACCGGAGAGTTCGCCGACCCGATTGTCACATCGGTCCCGAAAGGACTGGTCGCGATCGAGGTTGTGGCGACGACAGATCCCCGTTTTGTCGATGTGGACGGACCTCTTTCCGTCCCCAAGATCATGGCGCTTTCGAATTCGGGTTCGCTAACCGTCCATCAATGGACCCCTAGCGGAACGTTGGAACGTGTCGAAACGTTGACGATGCAGCCAGGCGCAACGGCGATGGCGATTGGCCGTTTCGATCGGAACGAATACGTGGATGTGGCGATCGCCAATTTGGGAGATCAAACCATTCAGATGTACGCGGGTGACGGCGACGGACAGTTCTCGCTGATCACAACCATCGAAAGTGTGATTGCCCCCACCGCCATGGTCGCCGACGACTTCAATTCGGATGGATTGGATGAATTGGCGGTGTCGAATCTGTACCAAGTGATTCCGGGTGTTAGCAGTGATCCCGATCGGTATGTGGTTCCCAGCACCGTCACGATCCTGCGGCTAGACGTATCCGAGATGCCTGTAGTCGTGACGACAGATCAGGCGATGACGCCCACCGACTTTACCATCGCAACATCGGATCCGTTGATTCGTTTCGATGTCACGGGGGAGGGAGAACTGACCGCGATCGATGCCCTGCGGGTGATCAACCGACTGTCGTTGCAAGATGCCGGCGCGGCGGCTGGCGAACAGGTGGGGCGGCAAGCCACCGATGTCAACGACGATGGGATGACGTCGGCGGTCGACGCGCTGATGATCATCAATCGATTGAATCAGCAATCCGCCCGACCCGCAGAGGGCCAGCAGGCCGAATCGAGCACGCAGTACCAGGTGCTCGATTCATTCGCATCGGTCGATGATAAAGACAAAGACCGGATAGCGTCGATCGACGAAGCGATGGCGACGCTATTCTAA
- a CDS encoding ABC transporter ATP-binding protein, with amino-acid sequence MKNFGRVLKIASRRRWSLLGILITSLIIAVLWGTNIGAIYPLVEVVFEGQSFPEYTEKTITETDQRVADLDSRIAALQDQVADATDDEKSRLQVELETAQVKRTAATDGIYYLRKLQPTIDKYAPDSAYATLLVVMGFLVVGTALKLTALAINLLLVQFVAEKTSIEIRRQFFRKALHLDLDSFGENGSSDLTARLTNDISHVTAGLGVLLGRLIREPLKMAVCFGGAMMVCPRLLLMVMVVTPIIGIVMNYLSKAIRRASRKLMEEMSQLYGMLNDSFAGIRVVKAFTTQGFERAKFNAATESLYRKSMKMSFYNTLARSSSELLGICTVSLAILAGGYLVVNQKTHLLGIRMSTDPLTVGQILTFFALLIGASDPAKKLSDVWSGLQRGIAATDRVFAVIDKQVRVQEPAVAREVARPHSRITFSDVAFQYPSGPTVLRGIDLTIRHGETIAVVGPNGSGKSTLVNLLCRFDDPQSGSVSMDGVPLREMRTRDLRKRIALVTQRTVLFDDTIENNIRYGSPGADAHAVVRAAKMAFADDFIHRKTPDGYQTKLGCGGMRLSGGQMQRIALARAFLRDPDLLILDEATSQIDLESEQLIHQALAKFLVDRTGVMITHRPTSLAMADRIVVIEAGRVADSGHHAHLLERNRFYQSLCGADFQKAA; translated from the coding sequence ATGAAGAATTTTGGACGCGTACTCAAAATCGCCTCGCGGCGTCGCTGGTCGCTGCTAGGAATTTTGATCACTTCGTTGATCATCGCCGTGCTGTGGGGGACCAATATCGGAGCGATCTACCCGTTGGTGGAAGTCGTTTTCGAAGGTCAGTCGTTCCCCGAGTACACCGAAAAGACGATCACGGAAACCGATCAGCGGGTGGCCGACCTGGATTCGCGAATCGCGGCGTTGCAGGATCAAGTGGCGGACGCGACAGACGACGAAAAGAGTCGTTTGCAGGTCGAACTGGAAACCGCTCAGGTGAAGCGGACGGCCGCCACAGACGGGATCTATTATCTGCGGAAGCTGCAGCCGACGATCGACAAGTACGCCCCTGATTCGGCGTACGCGACACTGTTGGTGGTGATGGGGTTCCTGGTGGTCGGTACGGCCCTGAAGCTGACTGCGCTGGCCATCAACCTGCTATTGGTCCAGTTCGTGGCCGAAAAGACATCGATCGAGATTCGTCGGCAATTTTTCCGCAAGGCTTTGCACTTGGACTTGGATTCGTTCGGCGAAAATGGATCCTCTGACTTGACCGCTCGCTTGACCAACGACATTTCGCACGTCACCGCCGGGCTAGGTGTGCTGCTAGGTCGGCTGATTCGCGAGCCGTTGAAGATGGCCGTCTGTTTCGGTGGTGCCATGATGGTTTGCCCACGGCTGTTGCTGATGGTGATGGTGGTGACACCCATCATTGGCATCGTGATGAATTACCTGAGCAAGGCGATCCGTCGAGCCAGCCGAAAACTGATGGAAGAAATGAGCCAGTTGTACGGCATGTTGAACGATTCGTTCGCAGGCATCCGAGTGGTCAAGGCATTCACGACCCAGGGATTCGAAAGAGCCAAGTTCAACGCCGCGACCGAGTCGTTGTATCGCAAGTCAATGAAGATGTCGTTCTACAACACCTTGGCTCGCAGCAGCAGTGAACTGCTTGGGATCTGTACGGTATCGCTAGCGATCTTGGCGGGTGGCTATTTGGTGGTCAACCAAAAAACGCACCTGTTGGGCATTCGCATGAGCACCGATCCACTGACTGTGGGGCAAATCCTGACGTTCTTTGCGTTGTTGATCGGTGCGTCGGACCCGGCCAAAAAGCTAAGCGATGTATGGAGTGGGCTGCAGCGTGGCATCGCTGCAACGGATCGCGTCTTTGCCGTGATCGACAAACAGGTTCGCGTGCAAGAGCCGGCCGTCGCTCGTGAAGTGGCTCGTCCGCACTCCCGCATCACCTTCAGTGACGTTGCATTTCAGTACCCCTCTGGACCAACCGTTTTGCGAGGCATTGATCTGACGATTCGCCATGGCGAAACCATTGCAGTGGTGGGACCCAACGGCAGCGGCAAAAGCACGTTGGTCAATTTGTTATGCCGATTCGACGATCCCCAATCAGGGTCGGTGTCGATGGACGGTGTTCCACTTCGCGAGATGCGGACGCGTGACCTGCGAAAACGAATTGCATTGGTGACCCAGCGTACGGTTTTGTTTGACGACACGATCGAAAACAACATTCGATACGGATCGCCTGGCGCCGATGCACACGCGGTAGTCCGGGCGGCAAAGATGGCGTTCGCGGATGATTTCATTCATCGCAAAACGCCCGACGGCTACCAAACTAAATTGGGTTGCGGCGGGATGCGATTGTCGGGCGGCCAGATGCAACGGATCGCTTTGGCGCGGGCATTCTTGCGAGACCCGGATCTGCTGATCCTGGACGAAGCGACCAGCCAGATTGACTTGGAATCCGAACAGCTGATTCACCAAGCGTTGGCCAAGTTCCTGGTTGATCGAACCGGGGTGATGATCACTCACCGACCGACCAGTTTGGCGATGGCCGACCGCATCGTCGTCATTGAGGCAGGCCGCGTGGCCGATTCAGGGCACCACGCGCATCTGTTGGAACGCAACCGGTTCTATCAAAGCCTGTGCGGAGCTGACTTTCAAAAGGCCGCCTAG
- the frr gene encoding ribosome recycling factor, with translation MDAEERMEKAISVLQHNLSGIRTGRATPGLVDSIKVDVYGSSTPLKQLASIGTPEPQQIVIRPYDASTIKEIEKAIVASDIGLNPQNDGRLIRLNVPALSTEVRKKMVSRIKELTEESKIAIRNIRRDANKAVDTAEKDKVIGEDERDTIKDSVQELTKKYEAQAGELAKGREAEVTEA, from the coding sequence ATGGACGCCGAAGAACGCATGGAAAAGGCGATCTCGGTTCTGCAACACAATTTGTCCGGTATCCGCACCGGTCGGGCGACGCCAGGCTTGGTCGATTCGATCAAGGTCGACGTTTACGGTTCATCCACACCGTTGAAGCAGCTTGCTTCGATCGGTACCCCCGAACCGCAACAGATCGTGATCCGACCCTACGACGCGTCGACGATCAAGGAAATCGAAAAGGCGATTGTGGCCAGCGATATTGGTCTGAACCCGCAAAACGATGGCCGCCTGATCCGTCTGAACGTTCCCGCATTGTCGACCGAAGTGCGTAAGAAGATGGTCAGCCGTATCAAAGAGTTGACCGAAGAATCGAAGATCGCGATTCGAAACATCCGTCGCGATGCGAACAAAGCCGTCGATACCGCCGAAAAAGACAAAGTGATCGGCGAAGACGAACGCGACACGATCAAGGATTCTGTGCAAGAGCTGACGAAAAAGTACGAGGCTCAGGCGGGTGAATTGGCCAAGGGCCGCGAAGCCGAAGTCACCGAAGCCTAG